The following proteins are co-located in the Castanea sativa cultivar Marrone di Chiusa Pesio chromosome 8, ASM4071231v1 genome:
- the LOC142608207 gene encoding methyl-CpG-binding domain-containing protein 5-like, whose product MSTAETSGHDPNSIQQDPKRPEETLAPELPPDPLLKSGTFIAVPQDATTAEPPPQLRRSSDDAAPACLAAEKSNGEAAPVAAAPAPESAASMAETPPRRAPAAVPDWLPAGWTVEDRVRSSGLTAGTVDRYYFHSVSGSRFRSKKEVLYFLETGTKRQKRKPSENSDADTMEGSGGQKQKKSDTKAKTFALKFDFSNVPEKVQWVLTDFSKGSWAPFTGDKKVPQTTVQEWEDAFTAFSSKNNGQKLF is encoded by the exons ATGTCTACCGCCGAGACGTCGGGTCACGATCCGAACTCGATCCAACAAGACCCGAAAAGACCCGAAGAAACCCTAGCTCCCGAGTTACCACCCGATCCTCTCCTCAAATCCGGGACCTTCATTGCCGTACCTCAAGACGCCACGACGGCTGAGCCGCCACCACAACTGCGCCGATCTTCCGACGACGCCGCGCCAGCTTGCTTGGCCGCAGAGAAGTCTAACGGGGAAGCGGCGCCGGTTGCGGCGGCTCCGGCTCCGGAGAGCGCCGCGTCTATGGCCGAAACTCCGCCGCGTCGGGCGCCAGCGGCGGTTCCGGATTGGTTGCCGGCTGGTTGGACAGTCGAAGATAGAGTTCGGAGCTCCGGCCTCACTGCTGGAACCGTAGATAGG TATTATTTTCATTCAGTTTCAGGAAGCCGATTCCGGTCGAAGAAGGAGGTTCTTTACTTTTTGGAAACAGGAACCAAACGTCAAAAAAGGAAACCAAGTGAGAACTCCGATGCTGATACGATG GAGGGCTCTGGGGGCCAGAAACAAAAGAAGTCTGACACGAAGGCGAAGACTTTtgctttgaaatttgatttctctaATGTGCCTGAGAAGGTCCAGTGGGTTCTCACAGATTTCTCCAAAGGATCCTGGGCTCCTTTTACTGGGGACAAAAAGGTGCCACAGACTACTGTGCAAGAATGGGAAGATGCATTCACAGCCTTCAGCTCCAAAAACAATGGTCAGAAATTGTTTTGA